One window of the Salinigranum rubrum genome contains the following:
- a CDS encoding ribbon-helix-helix protein, CopG family — MSGDHAKYLEETPDTTRTTVRFPTTELEQVEELVEEGKYLSTSEAVRHAVRDLIEAHKNATSEADER, encoded by the coding sequence GTGAGTGGCGATCATGCGAAGTACCTTGAGGAGACGCCGGACACGACGCGGACGACCGTCCGCTTCCCGACCACAGAACTCGAACAGGTCGAGGAACTCGTCGAGGAGGGCAAGTACCTTTCGACGAGTGAAGCCGTCCGCCACGCGGTTCGTGACCTCATCGAGGCCCACAAAAACGCCACCAGCGAGGCAGACGAGCGATGA
- a CDS encoding DUF5817 domain-containing protein — translation MSDTTSYAVVGCSNCDALWVVGDLWDQDTAACPSCGHTKNTDRLRALKEADDHAVACELRSRMLAARAVSNPTHDGFENLDERDQYATLAEQVEDYFATDENLYADQIETTEREKIVAEAADRAVEAHFEQFEYDVDTSWREEFGEAADRVAGRVVDDVPRQAGAGSFEVVDHQPLDTTATLRLDDHAPSETWQTLADDEAFRDALLDRARDLVRDARPAQYVITLIEAGVTAMDGAFARVLATALGGDESALSPALSAFGKGGVVEEIGVPAPSLDAVRDGPLALFALDDTDDMATVSVRIEPAFADRRADQRRALFELVEALADVVDVRLAVADDETMRWLLGEHAGDLPADVSEMCKEWLHTDNPASRERVGGALGDLEPDAPAVTTLRRIADAPGEARTYGSLYEQETDFPAGEGSENDTQEKAAQRVRTHLKRLRDHDLVTEGYQTNQGRAVAVTSTGLAYLSALRRESGALPEMPVAADPPKTLPTCRVNPRKHERGERRQTRPQTAPAAARRRRNRRRPRNGRTTTRTPPFTPASSAGIGRRRCSQRLTTAKCRSSTRGSTSSHTPIRGSRSSVSTVELTPSSFRSRTRIRCRRRRRLRSR, via the coding sequence ATGAGCGACACCACCAGCTACGCCGTCGTCGGCTGTTCGAACTGCGACGCCCTTTGGGTCGTCGGCGACCTTTGGGACCAGGACACGGCCGCGTGCCCCTCGTGTGGACACACGAAGAACACCGACCGCCTGCGAGCCCTCAAGGAAGCCGACGACCACGCTGTCGCGTGTGAGCTCCGCTCGCGGATGCTCGCCGCCCGCGCGGTCTCGAATCCGACGCACGACGGGTTCGAGAACCTCGACGAGCGCGACCAGTACGCGACGCTCGCCGAACAGGTCGAGGACTACTTCGCCACCGACGAAAACCTCTACGCCGACCAGATCGAGACGACCGAGCGCGAGAAGATCGTCGCCGAAGCCGCTGACCGCGCGGTCGAAGCGCACTTCGAACAGTTCGAGTACGACGTCGACACGTCGTGGCGTGAGGAGTTCGGCGAGGCCGCCGACCGCGTCGCCGGCCGCGTTGTCGACGACGTCCCGCGGCAGGCGGGCGCGGGCTCGTTCGAGGTCGTCGACCACCAGCCGCTCGACACGACCGCGACACTCCGGCTCGACGACCACGCGCCGTCGGAGACGTGGCAGACACTCGCCGACGACGAGGCGTTCCGCGACGCACTTCTGGACCGCGCCCGCGACCTCGTACGAGACGCACGCCCGGCACAGTACGTCATCACGCTCATCGAGGCGGGCGTGACGGCGATGGACGGGGCGTTCGCCCGCGTCCTTGCGACGGCGCTCGGTGGCGACGAGAGTGCGCTCTCTCCGGCGCTCTCTGCGTTCGGGAAGGGCGGCGTCGTCGAGGAGATCGGCGTGCCGGCCCCGTCGCTCGACGCTGTTCGCGACGGCCCGCTCGCGCTCTTCGCGCTCGACGACACCGACGACATGGCGACCGTGTCTGTCCGCATCGAGCCCGCGTTCGCCGACCGCCGGGCCGACCAGCGCCGAGCGCTGTTCGAGCTCGTCGAGGCGCTTGCTGACGTCGTCGACGTCCGGCTCGCGGTCGCCGATGACGAGACGATGCGCTGGCTCCTCGGCGAGCACGCGGGCGACCTGCCGGCCGACGTGAGCGAGATGTGCAAGGAGTGGCTGCACACAGACAACCCGGCGTCGAGAGAGCGAGTCGGTGGGGCGCTCGGCGACCTCGAGCCCGACGCGCCCGCGGTCACAACGCTCCGACGTATCGCTGACGCGCCCGGTGAGGCACGGACGTACGGCTCGCTGTACGAGCAAGAAACCGACTTCCCAGCCGGTGAGGGCTCCGAGAACGACACTCAAGAGAAGGCCGCCCAACGCGTCCGCACGCACCTCAAGCGCCTCCGTGACCACGACCTCGTCACCGAGGGCTACCAGACGAACCAGGGCCGTGCGGTCGCTGTCACGTCTACTGGGCTCGCGTACCTGTCGGCACTGCGTCGTGAGTCGGGGGCGCTCCCGGAGATGCCGGTCGCCGCGGACCCCCCCAAAACTCTCCCGACATGCCGTGTAAACCCGCGCAAGCACGAGAGGGGGGAGAGGAGGCAGACCAGGCCGCAGACCGCTCCGGCGGCCGCTCGGCGCCGCAGGAATCGGAGGCGACCTCGCAACGGTCGGACAACCACTCGCACACCACCGTTCACCCCGGCTTCCTCAGCCGGCATCGGCAGGAGGCGCTGCTCTCAGCGGCTCACGACGGCGAAGTGTCGCTCATCGACGCGCGGCTCGACGAGCTCCCACACGCCGATCCGCGGCAGCCGCTCGTCGGTGTCGACCGTCGAACTGACACCGTCCTCGTTTCGGTCGCGTACAAGAATCCGATGCAGGCGGCGGCGACGACTGCGGTCGCGTTAA